In Anolis sagrei isolate rAnoSag1 chromosome 9, rAnoSag1.mat, whole genome shotgun sequence, the following proteins share a genomic window:
- the LOC132762677 gene encoding sorting nexin-24-like: MRLEVRVPSAGLREAGQEDKARTVFKVEILCNGRKHSIEKRYSEFYALHKRIKKRCQVPDFPPKHVPNWMTKVLEQRRQGLEAYLQGILLYNRRFPKEFLDFLKLWHFQQDPKDNLLGDLVDHDISLEDNSPSSLLFHRPVVNFNKDPYIHSSSSTDPLPNTVLAGVLQSLYSPETLFCLESKLFMRSGLRPQWALPPLEMDSTLVFLSH, from the exons atgcgGCTGGAGGTGCGGGTGCCCTCGGCGGGGCTGCGGGAAGCCGGCCAGGAGGATAAAGCACGCACG GTATTTAAGGTGGAGATTCTGTgcaatggaaggaagcattccatCGAGAAACGCTACAGTGAGTTCTACGCTCTTCATAAAAGG ATCAAGAAGAGATGCCAGGTTCCGGACTTCCCTCCAAAGCATGTGCCCAACTGGATGACCAAGGTTCTGGAGCAGCGGCGTCAAGGTCTGGAAGCCTATCTTCAG GGGATCCTTTTGTATAACAGACGGTTTCCCAAGGAGTTCCTAGACTTCCTGAAGCTCTGGCACTTCCAGCAGGACCCCAAGGACAACCTTTTGGG ggACCTTGTGGACCATGACATTTCCCTGGAGGACAACAG ccCCAGTTCTCTACTCTTCCACCGACCTGTTGTGAACTTCAATAAAGACCCATACATCCACTCTTCCTCTTCCACTG ATCCGCTGCCCAACACGGTCCTGGCCGGCGTGCTGCAGAGCCTTTATTCCCCCGAGACGCTCTTCTGCCTGGAATCCAAGCTCTTCATGAGATCGGGCTTGAGGCCGCAGTGGGCTTTGCCTCCTTTGGAGATGGATTCCACTCTTGTGTTTCTGAGCCACTGA
- the B2M gene encoding beta-2-microglobulin, with product MARAVFLPCVAFLLCIACLEAIQKTPNVQVYSRYPAVKGKENTVHCYVENFHPPKINITLLKDGVPMTDVKQSDLSFKPDWTFERLVHAQVTPDGYTEYACKVEHITLPTPKIVKWEQDY from the exons ATGGCCAGAGCCGTCTTCCTTCCCTGTGTGGCCTTCCTCCTCTGCATTGCCTGCCTTGAAGCCATCCAAA AGACTCCCAATGTGCAAGTGTATTCCCGCTACCCTGCAGTGAAGGGGAAGGAGAACACTGTCCATTGCTATGTGGAGAATTTTCATCCTCCCAAAATCAATATCACTCTTCTGAAGGATGGTGTCCCGATGACGGACGTGAAGCAGTCCGACCTTTCCTTTAAGCCGGACTGGACCTTTGAGCGCCTGGTCCatgctcaagtcactcctgatgggTATACGGAGTATGCCTGCAAAGTGGAGCACATCACCCTGCCCACTCCAAAGATCGTCAAATGGG AGCAAGACTACTAA